In Vidua chalybeata isolate OUT-0048 chromosome 9, bVidCha1 merged haplotype, whole genome shotgun sequence, a genomic segment contains:
- the FAM20B gene encoding glycosaminoglycan xylosylkinase isoform X2, giving the protein MKLKQRVVLLAILLVIFIFTKVFLIDNLDTSAANREDQRTFQRMLAGLRVALDPRLEHTLQSPWEIAAQWVVPREVYPEDTPELGAIMHAMTTKKIIKADVGYKGTQLKALLILEGGQKVVFKPKRYARDYIVEGEPYAGYDRHNAEVAAFHLDRILGFRRAPLVVGRFVNLRTEIKPVATEQLLGTFMTVGNNTCFYGKCYYCRETEPACADGDIMEGSVTLWLPDVWPLQKHRHPWGRTYREGKLARWEYDESYCDAVKKTSPYDSGPRLLDIIDTAIFDYLIGNADRHHYESFQDDEGASMLILLDNAKSFGNPALDERSILAPLYQCCIWHLS; this is encoded by the exons ATGAAGCTGAAGCAGCGAGTTGTGCTGTTGGCCATCCTCCTCGTCATCTTCATTTTCACCAAGGTTTTCCTCATCGACAACCTGGACACCTCGGCTGCCAACCGGGAGGACCAGCGCACGTTCCAGCGGATGCTGGCAGGGCTGCGCGTGGCGCTGGACCCGCGCCTGGAGCACACGCTGCAGTCGCCCTGGGAGATCGCGGCGCAGTGGGTGGTGCCCCGCGAGGTGTACCCCGAGGACACCCCCGAGCTGGGCGCTATCATGCACGCCATGACCACCAAGAAGATCATCAAAGCTGATGTGGGGTACAAAGGGACACAGCTGAAAGCTTTGCTGATACTTGAAGGAGGACAGAAGGTTGTCTTCAAGCCCAAGAG ATATGCCAGGGATTATATAGTGGAAGGAGAACCCTACGCTGGCTACGACAGACACAATGCAGAAGTGGCAGCCTTTCACTTGGATAG AATCCTGGGTTTCCGCCGAGCCCCGCTGGTGGTTGGCAGGTTTGTGAATCTGCGCACAGAGATCAAACCAGTGGCCacggagcagctcctgggcaccTTCATGACTGTGG gCAATAACACTTGTTTCTATGGGAAGTGCTACTATTGTCGGGAGACAGAGCCAGCCTGCGCAGATGGGGACATCATGGAGGGCTCAGTGACCCTGTGGCTGCCAGACGTTTGGCCACTCCAGAAACACCGGCACCCCTGGGGCAGGACTTACCGGGAGGGCAAACTAGCCAG GTGGGAGTATGACGAGAGCTACTGCGACGCCGTGAAGAAAACGTCCCCGTACGACTCGGGCCCGCGCCTGCTCGACATCATCGACACGGCCATCTTTGACTACCTGATTGGCAACGCCGACCGGCACCACTACGAGAGTTTCCAGGATGATGAGGGAGCCAGCATGCTCATCCTGCTGGACAATGCCAAAAG